A stretch of the Mycobacterium sp. ITM-2016-00317 genome encodes the following:
- a CDS encoding metalloregulator ArsR/SmtB family transcription factor — MATATASVTTADVAACCSPLTGGVLDAAAAERLASVFKALAEPARVRLISLIAAADGGEACVCDLTAPLGLSQPTVSHHMKLLVDSGLVSRDQRGKWAYYRVNSEALDRIATAVSPRPR, encoded by the coding sequence ATGGCGACCGCTACCGCTTCCGTGACCACCGCTGACGTGGCTGCGTGCTGTTCCCCTCTGACGGGTGGCGTGCTGGACGCGGCCGCTGCCGAACGCCTCGCGTCGGTGTTCAAGGCGCTCGCCGAGCCGGCGCGGGTCAGACTGATATCCCTCATCGCGGCCGCGGACGGCGGTGAGGCATGCGTCTGCGACCTCACCGCACCGCTCGGCCTGAGTCAGCCCACGGTGTCACACCATATGAAGTTGCTCGTCGACAGCGGCCTGGTGAGCCGCGACCAACGCGGTAAATGGGCCTACTACCGCGTCAACTCGGAAGCGTTGGACCGCATCGCCACGGCGGTCTCGCCGCGCCCCCGCTGA